The DNA segment taaaattataaaatataagataattgaGATcagttttatagttttattatagaTTGTTTTAATGAAAACGTATTAGTCtgtatgtttataatatatttttttttcaataaatgtaagtattctttttaacttttaaaagtattctttttattatatcaattaaaaccttgatatgattaaaaaaataaaatattcacttATTATTTAGGTATATATTCTTTCAAAAACACTACAATATATTTATCATCATTGAGTGTACTATATCTCatgacatttttcttttatttttagctttcataatatattttaattttggtaaagTACTTCAAAATAGAACCTATTCGTTTCATTccatataattaattacttgacttgtatatcaataaatatggtaacatgtttattttttaaatatcacatTCATatacagaaacaaatttaatcacatatattattatgatgatatttaattaaaaaatttcattattattcttGTTATACACACATATACTGCaagattgtaaaattaaaatataaaagtttacgtttcatttttttggtaaaaataactatatgtttcagtttatatattttttttttcacatattgaaaattataaacaaacatCATAAATGAgacattaatgttaatgtttataattaaaagaataattttgataactataaaaaaaattatttatatgatgttttaaaaacaatattttgttattaatgtatctaaatttttttaaaatattctttaataaactattttttaaaataagaaattgaaattattaaatatgaaattattaaatatgaaatgtaaattatttttcttaaccgTAACATCCCAATTTTAGTAACTTACAAGTGTTAAAATAAGacgttataaaattgataaaataaaatatataatatttatttcaaattatagaTGTAgtatttatacaattatttaaaacatataactataatatatataaaagaactaAGGAACATTACCagacgaaaaagaaaaaaacttgttGTATCACTATCTTTAGAGATTCTTCAATACCTCCTCCTCATATActcatacaaataaaataatcattgcaaaataaacaaatgaagACACAAGAAACACCAAAAGAAAAAGGTCATGtgcaaaaatattattttaaaacaattaaatcacaTTAGATATAAGCTAAGCAtgaattaaatacaataaatcatATAAACACACATAAATAGTTGATGTAACGCCCCAAAATAAATTACTAAGCCAATTTATTTCTTGTAATacaagttataaaataatacactAAAGAGTCCTCACATGAATATAATTCCAAAGGTAACATTACATTgcttaaaaaaatcttattcaaAACGAAATTAATAATATTCTCTCTTTAATCTTTCCTATCCTCTCATCGCTCCGAGATAACATTTGTACCATTTGCATCACCATTTGCTCCCGTATAACACAAATATTATATGATCATCACAATAAACACAAACAATAGGAGTGaactaacaaaaataacataaagaaagaagaacatGCAAAACAATCAACAAAGTGATAACTCTTCCAATAGCAATCAGTGACTAAACCACAATCACTCTTGACACCATGCTATTAATGGTTTATTCACTCAATGACTAAAACAATATCACCCTTCACACCCTCCCTTTAGTGGTATACTCTTAACTCCATCACTAATACCTCTAACATGGGTGGTCAGGTTATCCTAAAGTTGCAAGAAAACACTAGAAgaggggttgaatagtgttttcaAGATCTTTTTCGTGACTGAATTTCTAAGCATAATGTACGTAGCACTTGTGAGCTTGTCATACTTCGCCTAAAACTTTATTCCGAACAGAACGTCTACAAAACTAACTCAACTTTCTCCAAAGATATTTAAACATTAACTCGTCGAAGAAGTAAATGATAGCTGAAAGCCTAAACCTGACTTTGAACACTAAGAAAGAGAACTCGGATGTAAAGCTCGGTAATGAATGAAAGTAGCTTAGCTAATGATGAGTTAAAGTCACTAATGGACGAGGGAAGCTTAGTGCTAGAAGTAAGAGTTTGGCGTTGGAGGAATTAGAGAACTTTATTAAACCTTGGTGATAGATGTTCTTGAATGTGTGATTGGAATCTTGCttgttaataaaatagaatatattttattagttatcaTGTATGTATTAGCTAGAGCTAGTTGTGGTGGAGTAAAAGTCTAGTAGTACATATTTATGGTGTGGAAAAAactaattgtttaaattaaaatatgtaaatgtgAAAATGGGTAAAAcataataacttaaataaaaataaaatggctATGATATCAGTACAGTAAACTTGGTCTAGTGGTATATGGTTGTGTTGCTTAGGTATGTGTCTTAGTGGATGTGATTTGAACCCTCTCCTTCTTCGTGAGAGAAAACAAAGTCTTCGACCAGAAATGCCATTCTCGTCCTCATCCTTCTCcttcttcgttttttttttaattctcgaTCAAACCCAAATCTAAGCACGTTAGGGGGAAGTGTGCGGCGTCATTAAGAGCATTCTAAAGCCACGTAGAGAATGAAAGAAGGAAGGGTTTGTTTTAAAGAATGGGGAAAATAGAGGGAGGGAGGAAACTAAAGCTCTTGAGTTTTGAGTGTGGTTTCGGTAAGTGGTAGAGTGAAAGTGAGTGCAATGTAGTCTAAGAGATAGTGGTTCAAGCTTGAAAATGAACGTCGAAGTGGAGAGTAGGAGATGTGGAGTTCAAAATTATAGAATGTGTATNTGGGTTCCAAGGTTAAAAAGATTTGTTGATACATTGTAGAATGAAAATTCATTGATCTGAGCATTATCGGGTTGTAATGTTATTCAGTGATTTAAATAAAGTGGGTACATGGCACCAGAATACACTATTAGTCGGCTGTTCTCTATCAAATATGATGTATACAGCTATAAAGTACTACTACTAGAGATAGTAAGTGGCAAGAAAAATGGAGGAATTTTCTTTCCAGATCACGGACTTAATCTATTAGAAGGTGTAAGAGAAAGAGCATAAGTTTGCTTTATTTCCTATTACAAGTTTCAAGGTCCATAATTACATTTTCAATGTTGTAGGCTTGGAGAATGTGGAAAGAGGACTCTCCTATGATATTAGTAGATGCTTCTTTGGGTGACTCCTTTAACATATCTGAAGCATTACGCTGCATTCATGTTGGTCTACTATGTGTGCAGCTACATCCAGATAACAGGCCAAATATGGCATCTGTGATTTTTATGTTGAGTGGTGAAAATATTTTGCGAGAACCTAAGGAACCTGGTTTTCTTGTTGCAAGGATGAAAAATGTTGGCGAATGTTCAACTAGCAATGCAATTAGTACTTGCACTAATGAATTAACTATAACCCTGCCACATGCTAGGTAGAAAACttctttattatgtt comes from the Vigna radiata var. radiata cultivar VC1973A chromosome 2, Vradiata_ver6, whole genome shotgun sequence genome and includes:
- the LOC106753117 gene encoding putative cysteine-rich receptor-like protein kinase 12, producing the protein MAPEYTISRLFSIKYDVYSYKVLLLEIAWRMWKEDSPMILVDASLGDSFNISEALRCIHVGLLCVQLHPDNRPNMASVIFMLSGENILREPKEPGFLVARMKNVGECSTSNAISTCTNELTITLPHAR